A part of Paenibacillus sp. sptzw28 genomic DNA contains:
- the argJ gene encoding bifunctional ornithine acetyltransferase/N-acetylglutamate synthase yields MGQGKSEAAFTVVPDGSVTTPKGFKAGGLHCGLKKTTRHDLGAIVCDVPAAAAGVYTTNVFQAAPIQVTRESIGAGGVLRAVIVNSGNANACTGKQGEADAYEMRGKFAEAIGVPAEHVAVASTGVIGELLKMDCVRSGIAELPARLAATYEAGDDFCQAILTTDLVKKEVCVSVEVDGRLVHVAGASKGSGMIHPNMATMLGFVTTDAAIGSEALQKLLRRATDLTFNMITVDGDTSTNDMLVAMASGLAGNRELDERHPDWAAFADALTYVCEVLAKAIARDGEGATKLIEVQVRGAVSDEAAQAIAKTVIGSSLVKSAVFGADANWGRIIAAVGRAGQPVDPETVDIRLGGIVTLEASRPVAFDEEAALEYLKGDTVVIHVDLHMAEGAATAWGCDLTYDYVRINAAYRT; encoded by the coding sequence ATGGGACAGGGGAAATCAGAAGCGGCTTTCACGGTCGTGCCGGACGGCTCGGTCACAACCCCAAAGGGATTTAAGGCCGGCGGCTTGCACTGCGGATTGAAAAAAACAACGCGTCACGATCTCGGCGCAATTGTATGTGACGTGCCGGCGGCAGCGGCAGGCGTCTACACGACGAACGTCTTCCAGGCAGCGCCGATCCAGGTGACGCGCGAGAGCATCGGCGCAGGCGGAGTACTGCGCGCGGTTATCGTGAACAGCGGCAACGCCAATGCCTGCACGGGAAAACAGGGCGAGGCCGACGCCTATGAAATGCGCGGCAAATTCGCTGAGGCGATCGGCGTTCCGGCGGAGCACGTCGCAGTAGCCTCCACAGGCGTTATCGGAGAGCTGCTTAAGATGGACTGCGTGCGGAGCGGTATTGCCGAGCTTCCGGCGAGGCTTGCGGCAACTTATGAAGCGGGCGATGATTTCTGCCAGGCGATTCTGACGACGGATCTGGTCAAGAAAGAAGTGTGCGTTTCCGTTGAAGTTGACGGCCGGCTTGTTCATGTGGCAGGCGCATCCAAAGGCTCGGGCATGATTCATCCCAATATGGCCACTATGCTGGGCTTCGTCACTACGGACGCGGCAATCGGCAGCGAAGCATTGCAGAAGCTGCTGCGCCGGGCGACGGACCTCACTTTTAATATGATTACGGTTGACGGCGACACGAGCACCAATGACATGCTTGTAGCCATGGCGAGCGGGCTTGCGGGCAACCGCGAGCTGGATGAACGCCATCCGGATTGGGCGGCTTTCGCTGATGCCCTCACATATGTATGCGAGGTGCTTGCCAAAGCAATCGCCCGCGACGGCGAAGGCGCGACCAAGCTAATTGAAGTACAGGTTCGCGGGGCGGTATCGGATGAAGCGGCCCAGGCTATCGCGAAGACTGTTATCGGCTCCTCGCTCGTCAAGTCGGCAGTATTCGGCGCGGACGCCAACTGGGGCCGGATTATCGCGGCAGTCGGACGCGCCGGTCAGCCGGTTGATCCTGAGACTGTCGATATCCGGCTGGGCGGCATTGTAACGCTTGAGGCATCGCGGCCTGTCGCATTTGATGAGGAAGCGGCGCTTGAATATTTGAAAGGCGACACGGTCGTCATTCATGTCGACCTTCATATGGCCGAAGGCGCGGCAACCGCCTGGGGCTGCGATCTTACTTACGATTATGTCCGTATTAATGCGGCATATCGAACCTGA
- a CDS encoding acetylornithine transaminase → MSDLNKTAAAAVADGTPVSSGTAVSGGSSLFPTYARYPIALAKGEGSWLWDDKGNKYLDFMCGLAVTNLGHAPQGVKEALVKQLDELWHVSNLFHIPNQEEAARLLTDNSCADAVFFCNSGAEANEAAIKLARRYHQKVKGNGRCEIITFAQSFHGRTLATLTATGQEKVKEGFGPLPEGFTYIPLHDIEALESAVSDKTAAIMLEMVQAEGGVIPVDPGFVRHIAKLCKEQGLLLIIDEIQTGMGRTGKLFAFEHYGIEPDIFTLAKALGSGFPVGAMLAKEHLIEAFSPGSHGSTFGGTPIAAAVVKATVETIVGGKLPERAAENGEYLMGQLREKLAGNPLVQEIRGKGLMVGIVCAQPVANIIAEGQNRGLLVVSAGPNVIRLLPNLLVTREEIDQAVATLASIIKE, encoded by the coding sequence ATGAGCGATTTGAACAAAACGGCGGCAGCAGCAGTGGCGGACGGAACTCCAGTGTCAAGCGGAACGGCAGTGAGCGGCGGCAGCTCGCTTTTCCCCACGTATGCCAGGTATCCGATTGCGCTTGCTAAAGGCGAGGGCAGCTGGCTTTGGGACGATAAAGGCAATAAATATTTGGACTTTATGTGCGGGCTCGCCGTAACCAATCTGGGCCATGCGCCTCAAGGTGTGAAGGAAGCACTGGTGAAGCAGCTTGACGAGCTTTGGCACGTATCGAATCTGTTCCACATTCCGAACCAGGAGGAAGCGGCGAGGCTGTTAACCGATAACAGCTGTGCGGATGCGGTATTCTTCTGCAATTCAGGCGCGGAAGCAAACGAAGCGGCGATCAAGCTGGCCCGCCGTTATCATCAGAAGGTAAAGGGTAACGGACGCTGCGAAATCATTACATTCGCGCAATCTTTCCACGGCCGGACACTAGCCACGCTCACGGCAACCGGACAGGAGAAGGTCAAGGAAGGTTTCGGCCCGCTGCCGGAAGGCTTCACTTATATTCCGCTGCATGACATAGAAGCGCTTGAATCGGCTGTCTCGGATAAGACGGCGGCGATCATGCTGGAGATGGTTCAGGCCGAAGGAGGCGTGATTCCGGTCGATCCCGGTTTTGTCCGCCACATCGCCAAGCTTTGCAAAGAACAGGGTCTGCTTCTGATTATTGATGAAATTCAGACGGGAATGGGGCGTACGGGCAAGCTGTTCGCATTTGAACACTACGGTATCGAGCCCGATATTTTCACACTCGCCAAAGCGCTCGGAAGCGGCTTCCCCGTAGGCGCAATGCTTGCAAAAGAACATCTGATAGAGGCGTTCAGCCCGGGAAGTCACGGCTCGACATTCGGCGGCACACCGATCGCTGCCGCAGTGGTGAAGGCGACCGTCGAGACGATCGTTGGCGGGAAGCTGCCGGAACGCGCAGCAGAGAACGGCGAATACTTAATGGGGCAGCTTCGCGAAAAGCTGGCCGGAAATCCCCTGGTCCAGGAAATTCGGGGCAAGGGACTGATGGTCGGTATCGTATGTGCTCAGCCCGTCGCTAATATAATCGCAGAAGGACAGAATCGCGGCCTGTTGGTTGTAAGTGCGGGGCCGAACGTCATTCGTCTGTTACCGAACCTGCTTGTCACGCGCGAGGAAATCGACCAAGCGGTTGCGACCCTTGCCTCCATTATTAAGGAGTAA
- the argB gene encoding acetylglutamate kinase yields the protein MEQRFVMKCGGSTLAALPDSFFDDLRGLQERGVKPVIVHGGGPAISETLAKLGIESEFVNGLRKTSDEVLDVVEMVLAGRINKEIVRKIQQSGAKSLGLSGVDGQLIKAKPVANAAEIGFVGDVTDVNAEVIEGVMGMGYIPVIAPIGIDEAGQRYNINADTAAGAVASHLGVERMIVVTDVPGILGTVGGEKRVLPTVTIEEIEAMIASGEIYGGMIPKVRAAIQCIQGRVREVIIVNGDEPGVLSKAVLESGIGTRIVQARHL from the coding sequence GTGGAACAGCGGTTTGTGATGAAGTGCGGCGGCAGCACGCTTGCAGCGCTGCCGGATTCATTTTTTGACGATCTGCGCGGGCTGCAGGAGCGGGGCGTCAAGCCCGTCATCGTGCATGGCGGTGGACCGGCGATCTCGGAGACGCTGGCTAAGCTCGGCATCGAGAGCGAGTTTGTAAACGGCCTCCGCAAGACTAGCGATGAAGTATTGGATGTTGTCGAGATGGTGCTTGCCGGGCGCATCAATAAGGAGATCGTCCGCAAAATCCAGCAGAGCGGCGCAAAATCTCTGGGCCTCTCCGGTGTCGACGGACAGCTCATCAAGGCAAAGCCTGTGGCGAACGCAGCTGAAATCGGTTTTGTCGGCGATGTCACGGACGTCAATGCCGAGGTGATTGAAGGTGTTATGGGTATGGGGTACATACCGGTTATCGCCCCGATCGGTATCGACGAAGCGGGTCAACGATACAATATTAATGCGGACACGGCGGCAGGTGCCGTCGCATCGCATCTCGGCGTCGAGCGGATGATCGTGGTCACCGATGTCCCGGGCATTCTTGGGACCGTCGGCGGCGAGAAACGGGTGCTGCCTACGGTAACCATTGAAGAGATTGAAGCAATGATTGCAAGCGGCGAAATTTACGGTGGAATGATCCCTAAGGTTCGGGCCGCGATTCAATGTATTCAAGGGCGCGTACGCGAGGTTATTATTGTTAACGGCGACGAACCGGGCGTGCTCAGCAAAGCTGTTCTTGAGAGCGGCATCGGCACCCGAATCGTGCAAGCCAGGCACTTATAG
- the argC gene encoding N-acetyl-gamma-glutamyl-phosphate reductase, whose translation MSTKLKAAIIGSTGYGGVELIRLLASHPQAEVTSVISSSSAGAPIAEGYPHLTEIRTDLLDDVDPALIKSKADVVFIATPAGIAAKLSPSLLEAGLKVIDISGDHRLRSREQYETWYKKEPAHQQYLDRAVYGLAEVYGDAVLGADFVSNPGCYPTATLLGLVPAVEAGYIDPSTIIIDAKSGVSGAGRGASLGYHYPEINENFKAYKLNKHQHIPEIEQVLSSAAGHPVVTTFTTHLVPMTRGIMSTMYATIKDGRSAEDFISLYRNYYEGRPFVRIRKQDTWPATKEVWGSNYCDIGFAVDERTGRVTIVSVIDNLVKGAAGQAVQNLNLMMGWDETLGLRFVPVYP comes from the coding sequence ATGAGTACTAAATTGAAAGCAGCGATTATCGGATCGACCGGATACGGAGGCGTAGAGCTGATCCGGCTGCTCGCAAGTCACCCGCAGGCTGAAGTGACGTCGGTTATTTCATCGTCCAGCGCAGGAGCGCCGATTGCTGAAGGATATCCGCATTTAACTGAAATTCGCACCGATTTGCTCGATGACGTCGATCCGGCGCTTATCAAGAGCAAAGCGGATGTTGTTTTTATAGCGACACCGGCCGGCATTGCGGCCAAACTTTCGCCCTCGCTGCTTGAAGCGGGGTTGAAGGTCATCGATATATCCGGCGATCACCGGCTCAGGTCGCGCGAGCAGTACGAAACCTGGTACAAGAAGGAACCGGCGCACCAGCAATATCTTGACCGAGCGGTATACGGACTTGCCGAGGTTTACGGGGATGCGGTATTGGGCGCCGATTTTGTTTCGAACCCGGGCTGTTACCCGACGGCGACGCTGCTGGGACTCGTTCCGGCGGTCGAAGCGGGATACATTGACCCGTCTACGATCATCATCGATGCCAAATCGGGCGTATCCGGTGCAGGCCGCGGTGCAAGCCTTGGTTATCACTATCCCGAAATCAACGAAAATTTCAAGGCTTATAAGCTCAATAAACACCAGCATATACCGGAAATCGAGCAGGTGCTGTCAAGCGCAGCCGGCCATCCTGTCGTAACCACTTTTACAACGCATTTGGTTCCAATGACCAGGGGTATCATGAGCACGATGTACGCGACTATCAAAGACGGTCGAAGCGCAGAGGACTTTATTTCCTTATACCGCAATTATTATGAAGGACGCCCTTTCGTACGTATTCGCAAGCAGGACACCTGGCCTGCTACGAAGGAAGTGTGGGGGTCGAATTATTGTGATATCGGCTTTGCCGTCGACGAACGGACCGGACGCGTGACAATCGTGTCGGTTATCGACAATCTGGTCAAGGGCGCGGCAGGGCAGGCCGTGCAGAATTTGAATCTCATGATGGGCTGGGATGAGACGCTCGGACTCCGGTTCGTACCCGTTTATCCGTAA
- a CDS encoding argininosuccinate synthase, producing the protein MAKEKIVLAYSGGLDTSVILKWLKETYDAEIIAFTADIGQKDELDGLEAKALATGASKVYIDDLRDEFAQDFIYPMFQAGALYEGQYLLGTSIARPLIAKRMVDIARAEGATAIAHGATGKGNDQVRFELTAAALAPDIQVIAPWRSEEFREQFPGRAEMIAYAEKHNIPVQASAAKPYSMDRNLLHISFESGMLEDPWFDPSAESNKDMFVLSVSPEDAPDKPEYIELTFEAGNCTAVNGETLSPLAVMEKLNELGGKHGIGRVDMVENRFVGMKSRGVYETPGGSILFTAHRKMESLTMDREVMHLRDSLIAKYASLVYNGFWFAPERLAMQALVTESQKNVSGVVRLKLYKGNIIGAGVKSPVSLYNPDIATMEADPSKAYDQGDATGFIRLNALRLKVSSGVEQSRKQ; encoded by the coding sequence ATGGCGAAGGAAAAAATCGTACTGGCATACTCGGGCGGTCTTGACACGTCCGTTATTTTAAAATGGCTGAAGGAAACGTATGATGCGGAAATCATCGCATTCACCGCGGACATCGGCCAGAAGGACGAACTCGACGGCTTGGAGGCCAAGGCGCTGGCGACCGGCGCATCGAAAGTATATATCGACGACCTGCGCGACGAGTTCGCGCAGGACTTTATCTATCCGATGTTCCAGGCCGGCGCGTTGTATGAAGGACAATACCTGCTCGGCACATCGATAGCCCGTCCGCTTATCGCGAAGCGTATGGTGGACATTGCGCGCGCCGAAGGCGCGACTGCGATTGCTCACGGCGCAACAGGGAAAGGCAACGATCAGGTGCGTTTCGAATTGACGGCGGCGGCCCTCGCTCCGGATATTCAAGTGATTGCTCCATGGCGCAGCGAAGAATTCCGCGAACAGTTCCCGGGCCGCGCGGAAATGATCGCTTACGCCGAGAAGCATAACATTCCGGTCCAGGCATCAGCGGCAAAGCCGTATTCGATGGACCGCAACCTGCTGCATATCAGCTTTGAAAGCGGCATGCTCGAGGATCCTTGGTTCGATCCGAGTGCGGAATCGAACAAGGATATGTTCGTACTGAGCGTATCCCCGGAGGATGCTCCGGACAAGCCGGAATACATCGAGCTGACGTTTGAAGCGGGCAACTGCACAGCTGTGAACGGCGAGACGCTGAGCCCGCTCGCGGTTATGGAGAAGCTCAACGAACTTGGCGGCAAGCATGGCATCGGCCGAGTCGACATGGTGGAGAACCGCTTTGTCGGCATGAAGAGCCGCGGCGTATACGAGACGCCGGGCGGCTCGATCCTGTTCACCGCGCATCGCAAGATGGAATCGCTCACGATGGACCGTGAAGTGATGCATCTGCGGGACTCACTGATCGCGAAGTACGCATCGCTCGTGTACAACGGCTTTTGGTTCGCTCCGGAGCGGCTTGCCATGCAGGCGCTCGTCACCGAGAGCCAGAAGAACGTCAGCGGCGTTGTCCGGCTGAAGCTGTACAAAGGCAATATCATCGGCGCCGGCGTGAAAAGCCCTGTCAGCTTGTACAACCCTGACATCGCGACGATGGAAGCCGATCCGTCCAAGGCGTATGATCAAGGCGACGCTACGGGCTTTATCCGCCTCAACGCCCTGCGTCTGAAAGTATCGTCGGGTGTGGAGCAGAGCCGAAAACAATAA
- the argF gene encoding ornithine carbamoyltransferase, producing MQQAINQELAVNLKGRDFIALADYEPAEVRYLVDLAIELKKKQKAGEIYHPLQGKTLGMIFEKSSTRTRVSFEVGMYQLGGHALFLSRNDLQIGRGETVSDTAQTLSRYLDGIMIRTFAHRTVIELARGATIPVINGLTDASHPCQALADYQTVLEHKGRLEGLKIAYIGDGNNMVHSLLMGAAKLGMHMSVATPEGYDPDEEIVRLTKDNASVTGSRIHICRDPKEAVADADIIYTDVWASMGFEAEQKEREIAFADYQVNEELVKYAKSDFLFMHCLPAHRGEEVSEGIIDGNHSIIFDQAENRLHAQKAIMAAIM from the coding sequence ATGCAGCAAGCAATAAATCAAGAGCTGGCCGTGAATCTCAAAGGGCGCGACTTTATCGCTCTTGCCGACTATGAGCCGGCGGAAGTGCGTTACCTGGTCGACCTTGCCATCGAACTTAAAAAGAAGCAAAAGGCGGGTGAAATCTACCATCCGCTGCAGGGCAAAACGCTCGGCATGATTTTTGAAAAATCATCCACCCGCACCCGGGTGTCGTTCGAAGTGGGCATGTACCAGCTGGGCGGCCATGCTCTGTTCTTAAGCCGCAACGATTTGCAAATCGGCCGCGGCGAAACGGTATCGGATACGGCGCAGACGCTTTCCCGTTACCTTGACGGCATTATGATCCGCACATTCGCTCACCGTACCGTGATCGAGCTGGCGCGCGGAGCGACTATACCGGTGATTAACGGACTGACCGATGCATCCCACCCGTGCCAGGCGCTCGCCGATTATCAGACGGTGCTTGAGCATAAAGGCCGCCTCGAGGGGCTGAAAATCGCCTACATCGGAGACGGGAACAACATGGTCCACTCCCTGCTGATGGGCGCGGCGAAGCTGGGCATGCACATGTCCGTAGCGACGCCTGAAGGTTACGATCCGGATGAGGAAATCGTGCGCCTGACGAAGGATAACGCGTCCGTCACCGGCTCGCGCATCCATATTTGCCGCGACCCGAAAGAAGCGGTTGCCGATGCAGATATCATCTACACGGATGTCTGGGCGAGCATGGGCTTTGAAGCGGAGCAGAAGGAACGCGAGATCGCCTTTGCGGACTATCAGGTTAACGAAGAGCTGGTCAAATATGCGAAGAGCGACTTCCTGTTCATGCACTGCCTGCCTGCGCATCGCGGCGAAGAAGTGAGCGAGGGGATCATCGACGGTAACCACTCGATCATTTTCGATCAGGCGGAAAACCGCCTGCACGCACAGAAAGCGATAATGGCAGCGATAATGTAA
- a CDS encoding VanW family protein: MKRFHIALILISAIMLAGSIGWGYVWIYAARDTVPKGVALVVGPDAGGTGTRGEVVLRNNAAIDVGGNKIDAALKELEQKTAKLTKLPLTIEANLADRQKKTWTLGELGLTVDTTGAAYALSGLREGSVWERAKYRWEFPQKLVIQVRWNKEVFAAKVRGQWGWIDADNPTNAVRSITADDKVVYQPHVDAFRLDLDKLFAKAQQMVEASIPEEWGGAVGAPDSSTGGAGNGITLPLALRVVHPDVTLEQLKNEGIERKITSFTTDFSTSGAGRAYNVSMTARTLNDWDLAPGEVFDYRKVISLTRQKYGYRQAPVILNGELVPGIGGGICQVSSTLYNAALLAGLNIVERRNHSLPVSYMPKGQDATFAEGAINFRFKNTTGKHLIIRTVTSGGKLTIKLFGTMPRDVSYRIESKTVKVIDPPVKEVPSSAVPAGGRLLLTTGKPGYIVETYRTMTKGGKTISRERLSRDTYKAQPSVYGVGPGRPDGDNLKDDSKGSELLEDGVSE; the protein is encoded by the coding sequence ATGAAACGTTTTCATATCGCATTGATTCTTATCTCAGCAATTATGCTGGCAGGCTCCATCGGTTGGGGTTATGTCTGGATTTACGCAGCGCGCGACACGGTTCCGAAGGGTGTGGCGCTCGTAGTTGGCCCCGATGCAGGGGGAACCGGGACCAGAGGAGAAGTCGTGCTTAGAAACAACGCGGCGATTGACGTCGGCGGCAACAAGATCGATGCTGCATTGAAGGAGCTTGAACAAAAAACCGCAAAGCTCACGAAGCTGCCGCTTACGATTGAGGCAAATTTAGCGGACAGGCAGAAGAAGACATGGACGCTGGGCGAGCTCGGTTTAACTGTGGATACGACAGGTGCGGCTTACGCCCTAAGCGGGCTTCGGGAAGGCAGTGTCTGGGAGAGAGCGAAGTACCGCTGGGAGTTTCCTCAGAAACTCGTTATCCAAGTACGCTGGAACAAAGAGGTTTTTGCAGCGAAAGTACGGGGGCAGTGGGGGTGGATTGACGCCGACAATCCGACTAATGCAGTGCGCTCGATTACTGCGGATGATAAAGTGGTGTATCAGCCTCATGTCGATGCGTTCAGGCTTGATCTCGACAAGCTGTTTGCCAAGGCGCAGCAAATGGTAGAGGCTTCTATCCCTGAAGAATGGGGAGGAGCGGTTGGGGCTCCGGATTCATCCACTGGTGGAGCGGGTAACGGAATAACACTGCCTCTCGCGCTTCGCGTCGTCCATCCCGATGTCACGCTGGAGCAATTGAAGAATGAAGGCATCGAGCGAAAAATAACTTCGTTCACGACGGATTTCAGTACAAGCGGGGCCGGCCGCGCTTATAACGTGAGTATGACCGCAAGAACGTTGAACGACTGGGATCTTGCACCCGGCGAGGTATTCGACTACCGCAAGGTCATTTCGCTGACACGGCAGAAGTACGGCTACCGACAGGCGCCGGTCATTCTTAACGGCGAGCTGGTGCCGGGCATCGGAGGTGGCATCTGCCAAGTTTCCAGCACGCTCTACAATGCGGCGCTGCTCGCGGGTCTTAATATCGTGGAGCGGCGTAACCATTCGCTGCCTGTCTCTTATATGCCGAAAGGCCAGGATGCGACTTTCGCCGAAGGCGCGATCAATTTCCGTTTCAAAAATACGACCGGCAAGCACCTGATTATTCGAACCGTAACCAGCGGCGGCAAGCTCACGATAAAGCTGTTTGGCACGATGCCGCGTGATGTGAGCTACAGGATTGAGTCGAAGACCGTTAAGGTCATCGATCCGCCGGTTAAGGAAGTGCCTTCCTCAGCGGTTCCGGCCGGTGGCCGCTTGCTGCTGACCACAGGCAAGCCGGGTTACATTGTCGAGACTTATCGCACAATGACGAAGGGCGGTAAGACGATTTCGCGCGAGCGGCTTTCGCGCGATACGTATAAGGCGCAGCCGTCCGTTTACGGCGTCGGGCCGGGCCGTCCAGACGGGGATAACCTCAAGGACGATTCTAAAGGCAGCGAGCTGCTCGAGGATGGCGTATCGGAGTAA
- the argH gene encoding argininosuccinate lyase, protein MSKLWGGRFTKKTDQLVEEYTASIMFDKELAEEDIQGSLAHVTMLGKQGILPADDVEKIKDGLYRVMQRIHRGDIEFSISDEDIHMNIEKTLIDDIGPVGGKLHTGRSRNDQVATDMHLYLRKRVVEFVDLLHKLQSALVEQAKANLDTILPGYTHLQRAQPILFAHHMMAYVSMFARDAERLQDSYKRINMLPLGAGALAGTTFPIDRHFVASQLKFDRVYENSLDAVSDRDFILEFLSHASIIMMHLSRLSEELIMWSSTEFHFVELDDAFCTGSSIMPQKKNPDVPELVRGKTGRVYGNLIGLLTVLKSLPLAYNKDMQEDKEGMFDTVRTLQGALQLFAPMIATMKVNKDRMRQAVNQDFSNATDIADFLVGKGLPFRQAHEVIGKTVLYCIQQNKYLLDLTLDEFKQFSDLFDERIYDVLQPEQVVNARNVYGGTARVQVAEAIARAERELEQTSVWTAEYSERSR, encoded by the coding sequence GTGAGCAAATTATGGGGAGGCCGGTTTACCAAAAAAACCGACCAGCTGGTAGAGGAATATACGGCGTCGATCATGTTTGACAAGGAGCTTGCCGAGGAGGATATCCAGGGAAGCTTGGCCCATGTCACGATGCTGGGCAAGCAGGGGATACTGCCTGCCGATGACGTCGAGAAGATCAAGGACGGCCTATACCGCGTCATGCAGCGCATTCACCGCGGCGACATCGAATTTTCGATTTCGGATGAAGATATCCATATGAACATTGAAAAAACGCTAATCGACGACATAGGGCCGGTCGGAGGTAAGCTTCATACCGGGCGCAGCCGAAATGACCAGGTCGCGACGGATATGCATTTGTATCTTCGCAAGCGGGTCGTGGAATTCGTCGATTTGCTGCATAAGCTTCAGTCGGCGCTGGTGGAGCAGGCGAAAGCGAATCTGGATACGATTCTGCCGGGGTATACGCATTTGCAGCGGGCGCAGCCAATCTTGTTCGCTCATCATATGATGGCGTATGTGTCCATGTTTGCGCGTGATGCCGAGCGCCTGCAGGACAGCTACAAGCGGATCAACATGCTGCCGCTCGGCGCCGGCGCGCTTGCGGGGACCACGTTCCCGATCGACCGCCATTTTGTGGCGAGCCAGCTGAAGTTTGACCGTGTCTATGAGAACAGCCTCGATGCGGTGAGCGACCGCGATTTTATTCTTGAGTTTCTGTCTCATGCATCGATAATCATGATGCACCTGTCGCGCCTTAGCGAGGAGCTGATCATGTGGTCAAGCACCGAATTCCATTTCGTCGAGCTTGACGATGCCTTCTGCACGGGCAGCAGCATTATGCCGCAGAAGAAAAACCCGGACGTCCCCGAGCTTGTGCGCGGCAAAACCGGGCGGGTATACGGCAACCTGATCGGCCTGCTGACGGTGCTGAAATCGCTGCCGCTGGCGTACAACAAGGACATGCAGGAGGACAAGGAAGGCATGTTCGATACCGTTCGGACGCTGCAGGGAGCCCTTCAACTGTTCGCGCCGATGATAGCCACGATGAAGGTGAACAAGGACCGGATGCGCCAAGCGGTCAATCAGGATTTCTCCAACGCCACGGATATCGCCGATTTCCTTGTCGGCAAAGGGCTGCCGTTCCGTCAAGCGCACGAAGTGATTGGCAAGACGGTTCTGTACTGCATCCAGCAAAACAAATATTTGCTCGATCTGACGCTGGATGAGTTCAAACAATTCTCGGATTTGTTCGATGAGCGTATTTATGATGTGCTCCAACCGGAGCAGGTTGTGAATGCCCGCAACGTGTATGGGGGCACCGCCCGCGTCCAGGTGGCGGAAGCGATCGCACGGGCTGAACGGGAGCTTGAGCAGACTTCCGTTTGGACGGCTGAATACAGCGAGCGCAGCCGCTAA
- a CDS encoding YitT family protein, protein MVSEHSEAAREAAILERTRRRRRAGGSPLGPRSRAAINVLLLLSGSLLIALSFNLFLVPLGIASGGVSGISILVNRLTGIPPAFTQWGLNVPLFVLGLWLLGKRFALKTALGSFVLPLFVLLTSQWPPPTNNAMLAAIYGGIGVGAGLGLVFRGQGSTGGLDLAAQLLHRFTGIRLGLAVACFDGLVIAAAGLLIAPENALYALVGLFVTTKTIDFVQSGLSISKVAFIITDRPDAIAQVVLHDLDRGLTRLDGRGGFTGEERAVLMVVVGRGEVSKLKQLVRAADAGAFVIISDTAEVLGEGFNLP, encoded by the coding sequence ATGGTGAGTGAACACAGCGAGGCTGCCCGAGAAGCGGCAATCTTGGAACGCACCAGGCGCCGCAGACGGGCAGGCGGAAGTCCGCTCGGCCCCCGGTCTCGGGCGGCTATTAATGTACTTCTGCTGTTGTCAGGTTCGCTGCTGATCGCTTTGAGCTTCAATCTCTTCCTCGTACCGCTTGGAATCGCCTCCGGCGGCGTGTCCGGAATATCCATTCTGGTGAACAGGCTTACCGGCATTCCGCCTGCATTCACTCAGTGGGGGCTCAATGTGCCTTTATTTGTTCTCGGGCTATGGCTGCTTGGCAAGCGTTTCGCACTCAAGACGGCGCTTGGCTCATTCGTGCTGCCTCTATTTGTTTTGCTCACGTCACAGTGGCCCCCGCCGACGAACAACGCGATGCTCGCCGCCATCTATGGGGGGATCGGCGTCGGAGCCGGGCTTGGCCTTGTGTTCCGGGGCCAGGGCTCTACGGGAGGACTCGACCTTGCCGCGCAGCTGCTTCACCGTTTTACCGGCATCCGTCTGGGCCTTGCCGTCGCCTGCTTCGACGGCCTCGTTATCGCGGCGGCCGGCTTGCTGATTGCGCCGGAGAATGCGCTTTATGCGCTCGTAGGGTTATTCGTAACGACGAAGACTATCGATTTTGTCCAATCGGGCTTATCGATTTCCAAAGTGGCCTTTATTATTACAGACCGTCCGGATGCGATTGCACAGGTGGTGCTGCACGATTTGGACCGGGGGCTGACCAGACTCGACGGCCGCGGCGGTTTTACGGGAGAAGAGCGAGCTGTGCTGATGGTAGTGGTCGGGAGAGGAGAAGTGTCGAAGCTGAAACAGCTGGTGCGTGCGGCGGACGCGGGTGCTTTTGTCATCATAAGCGATACGGCGGAGGTGCTTGGCGAAGGGTTTAACCTGCCGTAA